The following are from one region of the Mangifera indica cultivar Alphonso chromosome 14, CATAS_Mindica_2.1, whole genome shotgun sequence genome:
- the LOC123196694 gene encoding zinc finger BED domain-containing protein RICESLEEPER 3-like: protein MEAISVGSDPRFYFQVGKMKISEGIKCLQDLVQWYKNNWTPENAGILDESIAYLQSLQRQAQEIIENNEQNDNSGPSLDEKMVLDTNFLNSSCSKRKRWTNDWEDFISLGSNEKEWVQCKYCKRDFVRISKSETLHLRHHLKRCPGLTNHGAVGKAKEKSVIDRELTCFDLVRRIIKYEINGIKDEILDVYAQEKDKLQSYLDELPGRFNVTINLLSKDKVDFWVMTVWFIDDSWELKKKIIQLENDEMGVDLLERVKRWFLDWNIDKRILSIAAKNIDNGIFYLAYAYRYASKVIELKNWLNERVPFPFIWNTCPNFLRYYVNKVRYQSSHLVYIDAKQLEDYYVKSSNKYKFELAVKKVESIGKKVTSKNNDRFPLPSSDLLDWVIGCKEAFCELEHTDPAIKSIKFNWDDATSVQSFLAVLNEVSKIKLANEFFPLLLKMLKFVKNGYYLIHSIARLCGELLDKTNMVFVITVILDPQFKMDIVEHFCKEFHDNEADLHSKKIIDDVTNIYNEYAKDVNNSSMVRQYAFPNEVASSKSELNCYLTDSKVPLYEEFDILEWWRVNSPTYPTLAMMARDFLSIPISEPFLPTHFDYSLKNEVENIYTGGLDDDLKNALVCSKVWLKDPANV, encoded by the exons ATGGAAGCAATATCTGTTGGATCTGATCCtcgtttttattttcaa GTGGGAAAGATGAAAATCAGTGAGGGGATAAAATGTTTGCAAGATTTGGTACAATGGTACAAAAACAACTGGACCCCAGAAAATGCTGGAATCCTTGATGAATCCATAGCCTACCTTCAATCTCTTCAACGACAAGCACAG GAAATCATTGAAAATAATGAGCAAAATGACAATTCTGGACCTAGTCTAGATGAAAAGATGGTGCTCGATACAAATTTTCTGAATTCATCATGTTCTAAACGAAAAAGATGGACAAATGATTGGGAAGACTTCATCTCTTTAGGCTCAAATGAGAAGGAATGGGTTCAATGTAAATATTGTAAGAGAGACTTTGTAAGAATAAGTAAGAGTGAAACCTTACATCTCAGGCATCATTTAAAAAGATGCCCAGGTTTGACAAATCATGGTGCAGTAGGTAAAGCAAAAGAGAAAAGTGTGATTGATCGAGAATTGACTTGCTTTGATTTGGTGCGAAGGATTATTAAGTATGAGATAAATGGCATAAAAGATGAAATACTTGATGTTTATGCACAAGAAAAAGATAAGTTGCAGAGCTATTTAGATGAACTCCCAGGTCGTTTTAATGTAACAATTAACTTATTGTCGAAAGACAAGGTTGACTTTTGGGTTATGACAGTTTGGTTTATCGATGATAGTTGggaattgaagaagaagattatTCAATTGGAAAATGATGAAATGGGAGTAGACTTACTTGAAAGAGTGAAGCGTTGGTTTCTGGATTGGAACATAGACAAAAGAATATTGTCTATAGCTGCTAAAAATATTGACAatggaatattttatttagctTATGCATATAGATATGCATCAAAGGTTATTGAGCTTAAAAATTGGCTTAATGAACGGGTTCCATTTCCTTTCATCTGGAATACATGTcctaattttttaagatattatgtaaataaagtTAGATATCAATCGTCGCATCTTGTTTACATTGACGCGAAGCAGCTTGAGGACTACTATGTGAAGTCGTCAaacaaatataagtttgaattagCAGTAAAAAAAGTTGAGTCCATTGGTAAAAAAGTAACATccaaaaataatgatagatTTCCTCTTCCAAGTTCTGATTTGCTTGATTGGGTAATAGGATGTAAAGAAGCATTTTGTGAATTGGAGCATACAGATCCTGCTATCAAGTCTATCAAGTTTAATTGGGATGATGCAACTTCGGTGCAAAGCTTTTTGGCAGTGTTAaatgaagtttctaaaattaaattggcAAATGAGTTTTTCCCTCTTCTTTTGAAAATGCTGAAGTTTGTAAAAAATGGATATTATCTCATTCACAGCATTGCAAGATTATGCGGAGAACTGCTTGATAAAACTAACATGGTTTTTGTGATCACAGTCATTCTAGATCCACAATTTAAAATGGATATTGTGGAACATTTCTGCAAAGAATTTCATGATAATGAGGCAGACTTACACTCTAAGAAAATCATTGATGATGTTACAAATATTTACAATGAATATGCAAAGGATGTCAACAATTCTTCCATGGTGAGACAATATGCATTTCCAAATGAGGTTGCTTCATCAAAATCAGAACTCAACTGCTATTTGACAGATTCCAAGGTTCCTCTATATGAAGAGTTTGATATACTAGAATGGTGGCGGGTTAATTCTCCAACTTATCCAACACTAGCTATGATGGCTCGTGACTTCTTGTCAATACCTATATCTGAGCCCTTTCTTCCAACACATTTTGATTATTCTTTGAAGaatgaagttgaaaatatttatactGGTGGGTTGGATGACGACTTAAAAAATGCTTTGGTATGTTCAAAGGTTTGGTTGAAGGACCCTGCAAATGTATAA
- the LOC123195675 gene encoding zinc finger BED domain-containing protein RICESLEEPER 1-like: MEAISVGSDPRLYFQVGKIKISEGMKCLQELVQWYKSNFTPENAAILDESMTYLQSLQRQVQETIEIKQQNDKFRTTLNEEMVLDANLENSLGFKRKRCSNDWENFIFVDSNGEERAQCKYCKRDIVVSSKRETRFLKCHLQICPNLRNPNAGANKAKEECVVDRELNGFDVIRKIIKYGLNGIKNGIVDVYKQEKDELCGYLEKIPSHFTLAFEVFSTRDSSLSYLAIKVGFIDDSWKQKARIICLEEVFLGPYEKVLKRLLENFNIDKKICFVHCSYFSSAKIKRINDIFERGSLPIIVNFVPVFSLLEHLEHHVLWGGWPYKILDKVRSLVGYVRSSTNGNKFQSSVKKALSMGKKITSQNFPPEPYENVYLLEWVIGYKEALFELGHIDTNCNSINFTKEDWDKTIALHSILKVVKGAFRSLYNCKIITALLHFQVVFDIYFNLLQWKNSDDHYVREIASGFGEFCDQLWNNCKILVMNVIVDPRFKMDGIEQWFKESYGNEADTYLQQIIEVTTNVYIEYARGINYGDSAISNASPEVELNSYFKDPKVDSGEEFDILTWWHLNASTYPTLARIARDFLPVPKFTGFGYSVVADDEQILMNPDLDGYLKLVMLQTKLWLSY; this comes from the exons GTGGGAAAGATAAAAATCAGTGAGGGAATGAAATGTTTGCAAGAATTAGTACAATGGTACAAAAGCAACTTCACCCCAGAAAATGCTGCAATCCTTGATGAATCCATGACCTACCTTCAATCTCTTCAACGACAAGTACAG GAAACCattgaaataaaacaacaaaatgacaaatttagaACTACACTAAACGAAGAGATGGTGCTGGATGCAAATTTGGAGAATTCATTGGGATTCAAACGAAAAAGGTGTTCGAACGATTGGGAAAACTTCATTTTTGTGGACTCAAATGGGGAGGAAAGGGCTCAATGTAAATATTGTAAGAGAGATATAGTAGTATCAAGTAAGAGAGAAACCAgatttctcaaatgtcatttaCAAATATGCCCTAATTTGAGGAATCCAAATGCAGGAGCAAATAAAGCAAAAGAGGAATGTGTGGTTGATCGAGAATTGAATGGCTTTGATGTGATAcgaaagattattaagtatggGCTAAACGGGATAAAGAATGGTATAGTTGATGTttacaaacaagaaaaagatgaaCTTTGTGGATATTTGGAAAAAATCCCATCTCATTTTACTTTAGCTTTTGAGGTGTTTTCCACTAGGGACAGTTCCCTTTCATATTTGGCTATCAAAGTTGGATTTATTGATGATAGTTGGAAACAGAAGGCTAGGATAATATGTTTAGAAGAAGTTTTTTTAGGTCCATATGAAAAAGTTTTGAAGCGTTTGCTTGAGAATTTTAACATTGACAAAAAGATATGCTTTGTTCATTGCAGCTATTTCAGCAGTGCCAAAATTAAAAGgatcaatgacatttttgaACGAGGTTCGCTTCCAATCATTGTGAACTTTGTGCCAGTTTTTTCTTTACTAGAGCATCTTGAACATCATGTATTATGGGGTGGATGGCCatacaaaattttagataaagtgAGAAGTCTTGTGGGCTATGTCAGGTCCTCAACAAATGGTAATAAGTTCCAATCTTCTGTTAAAAAGGCTCTATCCATgggcaaaaaaattacatctcaAAATTTTCCTCCTGAACCATATGAGAATGTGTATTTGCTTGAGTGGGTTATTGGATATAAAGAAGCACTTTTTGAACTGGGGCATATAGATACAAATTgcaattcaataaattttacgAAGGAGGATTGGGATAAGACAATCGCACTGCATAGCATTCTGAAAGTGGTAAAAGGTGCTTTTCGTAGCTTGTATAATTGCAAAATTATCACTGCACTCTTGCATTTCCAAGTGGTCTTTGACATTTATTTTAATCTGCTTCAATGGAAAAACAGTGATGATCATTATGTTCGAGAGATAGCATCAGGGTTTGGTGAATTTTGTGATCAGTTGTGGAACAATTGTAAGATTTTAGTGATGAATGTAATTGTTGATCCACGTTTCAAAATGGATGGCATAGAACAGTGGTTCAAAGAGAGTTACGGCAATGAGGCAGACACTTACCTTCAGCAAATCATTGAAGTTACTACAAATGTTTATATTGAATATGCAAGGGGCATCAACTATGGTGATAGTGCTATCTCAAATGCTTCACCAGAAGTAGAACTCAATAGCTATTTCAAAGATCCTAAAGTTGATTCTGGTGAAGAGTTTGACATTTTAACTTGGTGGCATCTCAATGCTTCCACTTATCCCACACTTGCAAGGATTGCACGAGATTTTCTGCCAGTGCCTAAATTTACAGGATTTGGTTATTCCGTGGTGGCAGATGATGAACAGATTTTGATGAATCCAGACTTGGATGGTTATCTAAAACTAGTTATGTTACAAACAAAACTTTGGTTGTCTTActga